Proteins encoded within one genomic window of Arachis ipaensis cultivar K30076 chromosome B08, Araip1.1, whole genome shotgun sequence:
- the LOC110265824 gene encoding uncharacterized protein LOC110265824 yields the protein MPTTEKVKNGVQGRKSIQGLKKSKPTNMEADELTKKLEAIRKRNRNVPTSVSQERSCPSSTQLTINQGQQQNIQLIDEETQTGQDDTTLPTPETTPQNESAMLEQGISIKGKKMPGVKATTIDEFLKENGINVEIEGPSTELSEDGEESMALDEDYYQHVMEDIDDEEGEPKKKKTHGKTTCKEIYARIMEQREEVTLILDSP from the exons ATGCCTACTACTGAGAAAGTCAAGAATGGAGTGCAGGGTAGAAAATCAATACAAGGCTTGAAGAAGTCTAAGCCTACAAACATGGAGGCAGATGAACTTACAAAGAAGCTCGAAGCAATTCGTAAAAGGAACCGCAATGTGCCAACAAGTGTAAGCCAAGAGCGAAGTTGTCCAAGTTCTACTCAACTCACAATCAACCAAGGGCAGCAGCAGAATATTCAACTCATAGATGAAGAGACTCAAACAGGGCAAGATGACACAACTTTGCCTACTCCTGAAACTACCCCACAAAATGAAAGTGCAATGTTGGAGCAAGGAATATCAATAAAGGGTAAGAAGATGCCAGGAGTAAAGGCTACAACAATTGATGAATTCTTAAAGGAAAATGGGATAAACGTGGaaattgaaggaccaagcactgaACTAAGTGAGGACGGGGAAGAAAGCATGGCACTTGATGAAGACTATTATCAACATGTGATGGAGGACATTGATGATGAAGAAG GAgagccaaagaagaagaaaacccaTGGAAAAACAACTTGCAAGGAGATTTATGCGAGGATTATGGAACAGCGGGAAGAAGTCACCTTGATATTGGACAGCCCGTAG